The Acinetobacter sp. WCHA45 DNA window AAATGACTGGGCTGCATCAGGTGCATCCCCTTCTCCATAGGTACTCACCACCCATAAAATACGTTGATGTTTCGTTAAATCAGTAATACTCAGTTCTTGAATATTTCGAATTGCAGTGCGATGATCAATTAAACGCAATTGTTCAGCGGTGTGATTTGCCCAAGATTCAGCATGCCCCGATTGACTGGCATACACCACTAAATAAGCAGGATGATCTTGATTCGTTTTTTGCTTCGCATGACCTTGTTGCCATAATAACCAAACAATTATAAAAAGATGTAGACTCAATAATATTGCCAATATCACAATAATCGTCAGTACAGCTTGAGTCATCCTTTCACCCTTAAATGGCAGACCAAATGAGCAAAATAATTGCAGATAAACTACATGCCGTTAAAAGCAGATGTGTCACTAAACGGGTTTTAATGGTCAGGAACAGAATATAACCTGCCAAAGATAATAAAATAATGATGATCGCACTAATATCAATTAACCAATGCCAAGCTGTTCCAACGTTTTTGCCACGATGCAAATCATTCAATAATGAAACAGTGGTGGCTGGTTTCTGCGTTATCTCAACATCACCATTGTCGAGCAACACCCATAAGTCTGTTGAACCTGCTGGGCTTTCGAGACGAATCATGACCTCACCGTCTAGCACTTCACTACTTTTATAACGACCAATCAAAGGCTGTTTCGAACGAACGTATTCCACAATACTTTGGCTTGGATTCTCTTGTTTTTGCAGAGACGCAACCAGTGTTGGCGGTAAAGTGAATGTGGTGGTTTGCTCTTCATTTTTTGATTTAAACCAATCAGGATTATTGAGAAATAAACCTGTAGCAGCAAAGAAGATCAAAACGATAAAGGCAAAGGCAGAAAGCCAACCATGCACATACCGTGCATGGCGGTAAAAATCACGGCGTTGATACAAGGGACTAGCCTCATAAATGGAGTGATGCTAGAAATTAAGCACCACGTTGGAAATTCAATTTAACTGTACCAATTTCTGCTTGAGCAGGCAGCGTTTGTGTTGCAGCTTTTGGTGTGACATTTAATTCAATGGTTTGATAAGAATGATCACCATGCTCACGCGAGGTTTCAATATGGATAATATATTTACCTGCATTCACTATTTTACCCGCTTCGTCTTTACCATCCCAAGCCAACTTATACTGTCCTGGTTGACGTGAAGGTTTTGCAACAGCATCTAAGTTTGGCATTTGACGACCATATCGACGCCACCAAACATAGTTAGAGTTAATCCACTTCTCATCTTTCCCCCAAACAGCCAGTGTACGCACAATCATTTTATTGCTATCTGTAACCCAAACTGACACATAAGGTGCACGGTAGTTGTCTACTGCGATCTTTGGAATATTCACTTCTAACTGAGCTTGGTAGCCTTTTGGCCAAGCTGTTGCTGCGCCATTCGCCGCAACATGACGCATTAGAGCAGGTTGATTGGCATCTAATAATGATGACCAGCCTGAACTTTGATAACGTGTGCCGTCAGTTGCAACAAGTTGAGCTTCATAACCGACGAGTTGTTCAATCAGTTGCATCCCTTCATGCGCAGGCATTGCGGTTAATGCTGTTGCTAAAGCATCTGAATCAGCAGCACATTGTCCAACCACAACACATTGTTCAACGTTTTGAATCGGTTGTCCTGTATGTGGATTTAACAAATGTGATTGATCTGCGAACCCACGATAGCCTTGACCACTAAAAGCTACAGCTTGATCTTTCAGGTTGAGTACCTGAGTTGGTGCAACATTATCAAAACGTTCAT harbors:
- a CDS encoding PepSY-associated TM helix domain-containing protein, which codes for MYQRRDFYRHARYVHGWLSAFAFIVLIFFAATGLFLNNPDWFKSKNEEQTTTFTLPPTLVASLQKQENPSQSIVEYVRSKQPLIGRYKSSEVLDGEVMIRLESPAGSTDLWVLLDNGDVEITQKPATTVSLLNDLHRGKNVGTAWHWLIDISAIIIILLSLAGYILFLTIKTRLVTHLLLTACSLSAIILLIWSAI
- a CDS encoding DUF2271 domain-containing protein, whose translation is MSSTQQIFRPIQIIFRLSPLMAALTVLMSPFTATQADELSINIKDAHQLSAPIQLPSYRFHQDHVLGTSLDVVVTTTQQQDAEKALQAIQTEIARLDQILSVWRADSEISQLNREQQISASSELYDVIAACEQWRSATCGGFDARLGQLIQLWENSNQVQRLDNNTQESLFRQLQTQSIELNPVTKQIKTASAIKIAPDAYAKGYVIDRALLAAKQAVPHLQGILIDIGGDMRVWGQSPQQAGWKVGVQDPNERFDNVAPTQVLNLKDQAVAFSGQGYRGFADQSHLLNPHTGQPIQNVEQCVVVGQCAADSDALATALTAMPAHEGMQLIEQLVGYEAQLVATDGTRYQSSGWSSLLDANQPALMRHVAANGAATAWPKGYQAQLEVNIPKIAVDNYRAPYVSVWVTDSNKMIVRTLAVWGKDEKWINSNYVWWRRYGRQMPNLDAVAKPSRQPGQYKLAWDGKDEAGKIVNAGKYIIHIETSREHGDHSYQTIELNVTPKAATQTLPAQAEIGTVKLNFQRGA